Proteins co-encoded in one Neofelis nebulosa isolate mNeoNeb1 chromosome 2, mNeoNeb1.pri, whole genome shotgun sequence genomic window:
- the ECEL1 gene encoding endothelin-converting enzyme-like 1 isoform X2, whose amino-acid sequence METPYSMTAHYDEFQEVKYVSRCGTGGARGASLPPGFPLGAGRSATGARAGLPRWNRREVCLLSGLVFAAGLCAILAAMLALKYLGPGAAGGGGGACSEGCPERKAFARAARFLAANLDASIDPCQDFYSFACGGWLRRHAIPDDKLTYGTIAAIGEQNEERLRRLLARPGGGPGGAAQRKVRAFFRSCLDMREIERLGPRPMLEVIEDCGGWDLGGAAERPGAAALWDLNRLLYKAQGVYSAAALFSLTVSLDDRNSSRYVIRIDQDGLTLPERTLYLAQDEESEKILAAYRVFMERLLSLLGADAVEQKAQEILQLEQRLANITVSEYDDLRRDVSSMYNKVTLGQLQKITPHLQWKWLLDQIFQEDFSEDEEVVLLATDYMQQVSQLIRSTPRRILHNYLVWRVVVVLSEHLSPPFREALHELAREMEGSDKPQELARVCLGQANRHFGMALGALFVHEHFSAASKAKVQQLVEDIKYILGRRLEELDWMDAETKAAARAKLQYMMVMVGYPDFLLKPEAVDKEYEFEVHEKTYFKNILNSIRFSIQLSVKKIRQEVDKSTWLLPPQALNAYYLPNKNQMVFPAGILQPTLYDPDFPQSLNYGGIGTIIGHELTHGYDDWGGQYDRSGNLLHWWTEASYSRFLRKAECIVHLYDNFTVYNQRVNGKHTLGENIADMGGLKLAYYLHTVTPRPIRSGCGSTARSTRCTGSSTRTTSSSSLPLPRTGASSGGHSPSTCRC is encoded by the exons ATGGAGACCCCATATTCGATGACGGCTCACTACGACGAGTTCCAGGAGGTCAAATACGTGAGCCGGTGCGGCACGGGAGGAGCGCGCGGGGCCTCGCTGCCCCCCGGCTTCCCGCTGGGCGCGGGGCGCAGCGCCACCGGGGCCCGAGCGGGGCTGCCGCGCTGGAACCGGCGCGAGGTGTGCCTGCTGTCGGGACTGGTGTTCGCCGCCGGCCTCTGCGCCATCCTGGCCGCCATGCTGGCGCTCAAGTACCTGGGTCCCGGCgccgcgggcggcggcggcggcgcctgctCCGAGGGCTGCCCGGAGCGCAAGGCCTTCGCGCGCGCCGCCCGCTTCCTGGCCGCCAACCTGGACGCCAGCATAGACCCGTGCCAGGATTTCTACTCCTTCGCGTGCGGTGGCTGGCTGCGGCGCCACGCCATCCCCGACGACAAGCTCACCTACGGTACCATCGCTGCCATCGGCGAGCAGAACGAGGAGCGACTGCGGCGCCTGCTGGCGCGGCCCGGGGGTGGGCCGGGGGGTGCGGCCCAGCGCAAGGTGCGCGCCTTCTTCCGCTCGTGCCTCGACATGCGTGAGATCGAGCGGCTCGGCCCACGGCCCATGCTCGAAGTCATCGAGGACTGCGGGGGCTGGGACCTGGGCGGTGCCGCCGAGCGCCCGGGGGCCGCCGCGCTCTGGGACCTCAACCGGCTGCTGTACAAGGCCCAGGGCGTGTACAGCGCCGCCGCGCTCTTCTCGCTCACCGTCAGCCTGGACGACAGGAATTCCTCGCGCTACGTCATCCGC ATTGATCAGGATGGGCTCACTCTGCCGGAGAGGACCCTGTACTTAGCTCAGGATGAGGAGAGTGAGAAG ATCCTGGCAGCATACCGGGTGTTCATGGAGCGCCTGCTCAGCCTACTGGGGGCCGATGCTGTGGAGCAGAAGGCACAGGAGATCCTGCAGCTGGAGCAGCGGCTGGCCAAC ATCACAGTGTCAGAGTACGATGACCTCCGGCGGGATGTCAGCTCCATGTACAACAAGGTGACGCTGGGGCAGTTGCAGAAGATCACCCCTCAC CTGCAGTGGAAGTGGCTGCTGGACCAGATCTTCCAGGAGGACTTCTCGGAGGATGAGGAGGTGGTGCTGTTGGCCACAGACTACATGCAGCAGGTGTCCCAGCTCATCCGCTCCACACCCCGCAG GATCCTGCACAACTACCTGGTGTGGCGCGTAGTGGTGGTCCTGAGTGAGCACCTGTCACCACCGTTCCGAGAGGCGCTGCACGAGCTGGCACGGGAGATGGAGGGCAGTGACAAGCCACAGGAGCTGGCCCGTGTCTGCCTGGGCCAGGCCAACCGCCACTTTGGCATGGCGCTTGGAGCTCTCTTTGTACATGAGCACTTCTCAGCTGCCAGCAAGGCCAAG GTGCAGCAGCTTGTGGAAGACATCAAGTACATCTTGGGCCGGCGCCTGGAGGAGTTGGACTGGATGGATGCTGAGACCAAGGCAGCTGCTCGGGCCAAG CTCCAGTACATGATGGTGATGGTAGGCTACCCCGACTTCCTGCTCAAACCCGAGGCTGTGGACAAGGAGTACGAG TTTGAGGTCCACGAGAAGACCTACTTCAAGAACATCTTGAACAGCATCCGCTTCAGCATCCAGCTCTCAGTCAAGAAGATCCGGCAGGAGGTGGACAAATCCAC GTGGCTGCTCCCACCACAGGCCCTCAATGCCTACTATCTACCCAACAAGAACCAGATGG TGTTCCCGGCAGGTATTCTGCAGCCCACGCTCTATGACCCTGACTTTCCACA GTCTTTGAACTACGGGGGCATCGGCACCATCATTGGACATGAGCTGACCCACGGCTATGACGACTGGG GGGGCCAGTATGATCGCTCAGGCAACCTGCTGCACTGGTGGACGGAGGCCTCCTACAGCCGCTTCTTGCGCAAGGCGGAGTGCATCGTGCACCTGTATGACAACTTCACCGTCTACAACCAGCGC GTGAATGGGAAGCACACACTTGGTGAGAACATCGCGGACATGGGCGGCCTCAAGCTGGCCTATTAT ctccacactgtcaccccCAGGCCTATCAGAAGTGGGTGCGGGAGCACGGCCCGGAGCACCCGCTGCACCGGCTCAAGTACACGCACAACCAGCTCTTCTTCATTGCCTTTGCCCAG AACTGGTGCATCAAGCGGCGGTCACAGTCCATCTACCTGCAGGTGCTGA
- the ECEL1 gene encoding endothelin-converting enzyme-like 1 isoform X1, translated as METPYSMTAHYDEFQEVKYVSRCGTGGARGASLPPGFPLGAGRSATGARAGLPRWNRREVCLLSGLVFAAGLCAILAAMLALKYLGPGAAGGGGGACSEGCPERKAFARAARFLAANLDASIDPCQDFYSFACGGWLRRHAIPDDKLTYGTIAAIGEQNEERLRRLLARPGGGPGGAAQRKVRAFFRSCLDMREIERLGPRPMLEVIEDCGGWDLGGAAERPGAAALWDLNRLLYKAQGVYSAAALFSLTVSLDDRNSSRYVIRIDQDGLTLPERTLYLAQDEESEKILAAYRVFMERLLSLLGADAVEQKAQEILQLEQRLANITVSEYDDLRRDVSSMYNKVTLGQLQKITPHLQWKWLLDQIFQEDFSEDEEVVLLATDYMQQVSQLIRSTPRRILHNYLVWRVVVVLSEHLSPPFREALHELAREMEGSDKPQELARVCLGQANRHFGMALGALFVHEHFSAASKAKVQQLVEDIKYILGRRLEELDWMDAETKAAARAKLQYMMVMVGYPDFLLKPEAVDKEYEFEVHEKTYFKNILNSIRFSIQLSVKKIRQEVDKSTWLLPPQALNAYYLPNKNQMVFPAGILQPTLYDPDFPQSLNYGGIGTIIGHELTHGYDDWGGQYDRSGNLLHWWTEASYSRFLRKAECIVHLYDNFTVYNQRVNGKHTLGENIADMGGLKLAYYAYQKWVREHGPEHPLHRLKYTHNQLFFIAFAQNWCIKRRSQSIYLQVLTDKHAPEHYRVLGSVSQFEEFGRAFHCPKDSPMNPAHKCSVW; from the exons ATGGAGACCCCATATTCGATGACGGCTCACTACGACGAGTTCCAGGAGGTCAAATACGTGAGCCGGTGCGGCACGGGAGGAGCGCGCGGGGCCTCGCTGCCCCCCGGCTTCCCGCTGGGCGCGGGGCGCAGCGCCACCGGGGCCCGAGCGGGGCTGCCGCGCTGGAACCGGCGCGAGGTGTGCCTGCTGTCGGGACTGGTGTTCGCCGCCGGCCTCTGCGCCATCCTGGCCGCCATGCTGGCGCTCAAGTACCTGGGTCCCGGCgccgcgggcggcggcggcggcgcctgctCCGAGGGCTGCCCGGAGCGCAAGGCCTTCGCGCGCGCCGCCCGCTTCCTGGCCGCCAACCTGGACGCCAGCATAGACCCGTGCCAGGATTTCTACTCCTTCGCGTGCGGTGGCTGGCTGCGGCGCCACGCCATCCCCGACGACAAGCTCACCTACGGTACCATCGCTGCCATCGGCGAGCAGAACGAGGAGCGACTGCGGCGCCTGCTGGCGCGGCCCGGGGGTGGGCCGGGGGGTGCGGCCCAGCGCAAGGTGCGCGCCTTCTTCCGCTCGTGCCTCGACATGCGTGAGATCGAGCGGCTCGGCCCACGGCCCATGCTCGAAGTCATCGAGGACTGCGGGGGCTGGGACCTGGGCGGTGCCGCCGAGCGCCCGGGGGCCGCCGCGCTCTGGGACCTCAACCGGCTGCTGTACAAGGCCCAGGGCGTGTACAGCGCCGCCGCGCTCTTCTCGCTCACCGTCAGCCTGGACGACAGGAATTCCTCGCGCTACGTCATCCGC ATTGATCAGGATGGGCTCACTCTGCCGGAGAGGACCCTGTACTTAGCTCAGGATGAGGAGAGTGAGAAG ATCCTGGCAGCATACCGGGTGTTCATGGAGCGCCTGCTCAGCCTACTGGGGGCCGATGCTGTGGAGCAGAAGGCACAGGAGATCCTGCAGCTGGAGCAGCGGCTGGCCAAC ATCACAGTGTCAGAGTACGATGACCTCCGGCGGGATGTCAGCTCCATGTACAACAAGGTGACGCTGGGGCAGTTGCAGAAGATCACCCCTCAC CTGCAGTGGAAGTGGCTGCTGGACCAGATCTTCCAGGAGGACTTCTCGGAGGATGAGGAGGTGGTGCTGTTGGCCACAGACTACATGCAGCAGGTGTCCCAGCTCATCCGCTCCACACCCCGCAG GATCCTGCACAACTACCTGGTGTGGCGCGTAGTGGTGGTCCTGAGTGAGCACCTGTCACCACCGTTCCGAGAGGCGCTGCACGAGCTGGCACGGGAGATGGAGGGCAGTGACAAGCCACAGGAGCTGGCCCGTGTCTGCCTGGGCCAGGCCAACCGCCACTTTGGCATGGCGCTTGGAGCTCTCTTTGTACATGAGCACTTCTCAGCTGCCAGCAAGGCCAAG GTGCAGCAGCTTGTGGAAGACATCAAGTACATCTTGGGCCGGCGCCTGGAGGAGTTGGACTGGATGGATGCTGAGACCAAGGCAGCTGCTCGGGCCAAG CTCCAGTACATGATGGTGATGGTAGGCTACCCCGACTTCCTGCTCAAACCCGAGGCTGTGGACAAGGAGTACGAG TTTGAGGTCCACGAGAAGACCTACTTCAAGAACATCTTGAACAGCATCCGCTTCAGCATCCAGCTCTCAGTCAAGAAGATCCGGCAGGAGGTGGACAAATCCAC GTGGCTGCTCCCACCACAGGCCCTCAATGCCTACTATCTACCCAACAAGAACCAGATGG TGTTCCCGGCAGGTATTCTGCAGCCCACGCTCTATGACCCTGACTTTCCACA GTCTTTGAACTACGGGGGCATCGGCACCATCATTGGACATGAGCTGACCCACGGCTATGACGACTGGG GGGGCCAGTATGATCGCTCAGGCAACCTGCTGCACTGGTGGACGGAGGCCTCCTACAGCCGCTTCTTGCGCAAGGCGGAGTGCATCGTGCACCTGTATGACAACTTCACCGTCTACAACCAGCGC GTGAATGGGAAGCACACACTTGGTGAGAACATCGCGGACATGGGCGGCCTCAAGCTGGCCTATTAT GCCTATCAGAAGTGGGTGCGGGAGCACGGCCCGGAGCACCCGCTGCACCGGCTCAAGTACACGCACAACCAGCTCTTCTTCATTGCCTTTGCCCAG AACTGGTGCATCAAGCGGCGGTCACAGTCCATCTACCTGCAGGTGCTGACCGACAAGCACGCACCTGAGCATTACAG GGTGCTGGGCAGCGTGTCCCAGTTCGAGGAGTTTGGCCGGGCCTTCCATTGCCCCAAGGACTCACCCATGAACCCTGCCCACAAGTGCTCTGTGTGGTGA